Proteins encoded by one window of Emticicia oligotrophica DSM 17448:
- a CDS encoding dihydrodipicolinate synthase family protein, with protein sequence MNQLPKGLWPVMITPLTKSNEIDYNGLESLTNFYVEAGSNGLFANCLSSEMYQLTNAERLQLTQNVVKFSGGKVPVVATGTFQFGGKSNAEFIKEIYDTGIQAVIIITSMLVMPDESEDVLKTRLEEIMNVTGDMPLGVYECPVPYKRLLSTSMLAWMASTGRFIYHKDTSCNSVSIEKKLYAVKNSNFGFYNADTPTALDSLDFGGRGISPISANFYPEPYTYLLQEYFANGRTEKLNKLHALLTMMDRVTHTFYPYSAKLFLQKRGLKIETNSRIPTETPSNADFIRFNALMDSFKVLCEMYEIKPIL encoded by the coding sequence ATGAACCAATTACCCAAAGGCCTTTGGCCTGTCATGATTACTCCTCTAACCAAAAGCAATGAAATTGATTATAATGGTTTAGAATCGCTTACCAACTTTTATGTAGAAGCAGGTTCAAATGGATTATTTGCTAATTGTCTTTCAAGTGAAATGTATCAACTAACTAATGCAGAAAGGCTACAATTAACTCAAAACGTAGTAAAATTTAGTGGAGGAAAAGTACCCGTTGTTGCCACAGGAACTTTTCAGTTTGGAGGAAAATCAAATGCAGAATTTATCAAAGAAATTTACGATACAGGTATTCAAGCAGTTATAATTATAACGAGTATGCTCGTCATGCCAGATGAAAGTGAGGATGTATTAAAAACTCGACTTGAAGAAATTATGAATGTAACTGGCGATATGCCTTTGGGGGTTTATGAATGTCCAGTTCCCTATAAAAGATTATTAAGTACCTCAATGTTGGCATGGATGGCTTCTACAGGCAGATTTATCTACCACAAAGACACCAGTTGTAATTCTGTTTCGATTGAAAAAAAACTATATGCCGTAAAAAATTCAAATTTTGGATTTTACAATGCTGATACCCCAACAGCTCTCGATTCTTTAGATTTTGGTGGAAGAGGTATTTCGCCAATTTCTGCCAACTTTTATCCAGAACCCTATACATATTTGTTGCAAGAATATTTTGCAAATGGTAGAACAGAAAAGTTAAATAAACTTCACGCTTTACTTACCATGATGGATAGAGTCACTCATACTTTTTATCCATATTCAGCTAAATTATTTTTACAGAAAAGAGGCTTAAAAATTGAGACAAATTCAAGAATTCCTACTGAAACACCGTCAAATGCAGATTTTATAAGATTTAATGCACTGATGGATTCTTTTAAAGTTTTGTGTGAAATGTATGAAATTAAACCTATCCTATAA
- a CDS encoding SAM hydrolase/SAM-dependent halogenase family protein produces the protein MTRKFLTTLLIIFLIASLSVFYSVINKTPSPLVLMTDFGVKDGAVAAMKGVALKLAPNLTIHDLTHEIPAYNVWEGAYRLQQTAQYWPLGTVFVCVVDPGVGTERKSIILKTKANHYYVGPDNGLFTLVAESEGIEEIREISAANRLPNSQNSYTFFGRDVFAFAGAKLASKGISFDEVGVQIPNDKLIMLEYPKPKFENGIISAGIPILDIQYGNVWTNIDVKNIEKLNLKVGDRILVKIFNENNLVYEGDMPYAHTFGDVKEGEVLSYMNSLMNLSFGINMGDFSKKFGVGSGNNWKVEIRKK, from the coding sequence ATGACTCGAAAATTTCTAACAACGCTTTTGATTATTTTTTTAATTGCCTCATTATCAGTTTTTTATTCGGTGATTAATAAAACTCCCTCTCCTTTAGTTTTGATGACTGATTTTGGGGTAAAAGATGGAGCAGTTGCAGCAATGAAGGGTGTAGCACTCAAATTAGCACCAAACTTAACTATACATGACCTTACCCATGAAATTCCAGCGTATAATGTTTGGGAAGGTGCATATCGTCTGCAACAAACCGCTCAATATTGGCCATTGGGAACTGTGTTCGTGTGCGTGGTGGACCCAGGAGTGGGAACTGAACGAAAATCAATTATTTTGAAAACCAAGGCAAATCATTATTATGTAGGGCCAGACAATGGTTTGTTTACTTTAGTTGCAGAAAGTGAAGGAATTGAAGAAATTAGAGAAATTTCGGCCGCCAATCGTTTACCTAATTCTCAAAATTCTTACACTTTTTTTGGTAGAGATGTTTTTGCATTTGCTGGGGCAAAATTGGCGTCCAAAGGAATTTCGTTTGATGAGGTTGGCGTTCAAATACCCAATGACAAACTGATAATGTTGGAATACCCTAAACCAAAATTTGAAAATGGTATAATTTCAGCGGGAATTCCAATTTTGGATATACAATATGGAAATGTTTGGACAAACATTGATGTAAAAAACATCGAAAAATTGAATCTAAAAGTTGGTGATAGGATTTTGGTAAAGATTTTTAATGAAAATAATCTCGTGTATGAAGGTGATATGCCTTATGCACATACATTTGGAGATGTCAAAGAAGGAGAGGTGCTGAGTTATATGAATAGTTTAATGAATCTTTCTTTTGGAATAAATATGGGCGATTTTTCTAAGAAATTTGGCGTAGGAAGCGGGAATAATTGGAAAGTTGAGATAAGAAAAAAATAA
- a CDS encoding sodium:solute symporter: MGGITVYGSSFYKKDKTVSEFTIGDSKFPSWVVTMSIFATFVSSISFLALPATAFSSNWNAFVFSLSLPIASVIAVKYFVPIYRKINSPSAYAYLETKFGLWARVYVSMCYLLTQIMRIGTILYLLALPVNAMFGWDIITIIIITGLTVTIYSLLGGIEAVMWTDAIQGIVLIGGAVLCLLFLWFAMPEGPAQTFKIAIEHQKFSLGSFDISLTESTFWVVFIYGIFINLQNFGIDQNYVQRYIASSSEKEAKKSAFWGGMMYLPVSLIFFLIGTSLFAYYEVFPTELPSEIGSASDKVFPFFIANKLPSGFTGILIASIFAAGMSTISTSINSSATVILYDYFQRFSSNKIFTEKSSIKILYIVSLILGIIGITIGIAMINVKSALDAWWKLASVFSGGMLGLFLLGAFVEKIERKGAIWGVIVGIIIILYMSISPLVFTEDSNKQYASSLHHYLTIVFGTMSIFIVGFLSTVLFKSK; the protein is encoded by the coding sequence ATGGGTGGAATTACCGTATACGGTAGTTCATTCTACAAAAAAGACAAAACTGTTTCAGAATTCACTATCGGTGATAGTAAATTTCCAAGTTGGGTAGTGACAATGTCGATTTTTGCAACATTTGTCAGTAGCATTAGCTTTTTGGCACTACCTGCAACGGCTTTTTCTTCAAATTGGAATGCTTTTGTATTCAGCTTATCACTGCCAATTGCCTCCGTAATTGCTGTCAAATATTTTGTACCGATTTATCGAAAAATAAATAGTCCTTCTGCTTATGCATATTTAGAAACTAAATTTGGATTATGGGCCCGAGTATATGTTTCGATGTGCTATTTACTTACCCAAATCATGCGTATTGGTACTATTTTATACTTACTTGCCTTACCCGTAAATGCTATGTTTGGTTGGGATATCATAACAATTATCATCATTACTGGACTGACTGTAACCATTTACTCATTATTGGGTGGAATTGAAGCTGTCATGTGGACAGATGCAATTCAAGGTATCGTACTCATTGGGGGTGCTGTTTTGTGTTTACTTTTCTTATGGTTTGCTATGCCTGAAGGTCCAGCCCAAACCTTTAAAATAGCCATCGAACATCAAAAGTTTAGCTTAGGAAGTTTTGATATAAGCCTAACTGAATCAACTTTTTGGGTGGTATTTATTTATGGAATTTTCATCAATTTACAAAATTTTGGAATCGACCAAAATTATGTTCAACGATACATTGCTTCAAGTTCGGAGAAAGAGGCTAAGAAATCGGCATTCTGGGGTGGAATGATGTATTTGCCAGTTTCATTGATTTTCTTTTTAATTGGTACATCCCTTTTTGCATATTATGAAGTATTTCCCACAGAATTACCTTCAGAAATTGGTTCAGCAAGCGATAAGGTTTTTCCATTTTTTATTGCCAATAAACTTCCTTCGGGTTTTACTGGAATACTCATTGCTTCTATTTTTGCAGCAGGGATGAGCACTATTTCAACGAGTATCAATAGTTCTGCAACCGTAATTTTATACGATTACTTTCAAAGATTTTCTTCTAACAAAATTTTTACTGAAAAGTCTTCAATTAAAATACTTTACATCGTTTCATTGATATTGGGTATCATCGGAATAACGATTGGAATTGCTATGATTAATGTAAAAAGTGCCTTGGATGCATGGTGGAAATTAGCCTCAGTATTTAGTGGAGGTATGCTTGGTCTTTTCCTTTTGGGAGCATTTGTAGAAAAAATTGAGAGAAAAGGTGCCATTTGGGGGGTAATAGTAGGAATAATTATCATACTATACATGAGCATTTCTCCATTGGTATTTACAGAAGATTCAAACAAACAATATGCTAGTAGTTTGCATCATTATCTAACGATTGTTTTTGGTACAATGTCAATTTTTATAGTTGGATTTTTGAGCACAGTACTTTTCAAAAGTAAGTAA